The sequence ACAATAAATGTGGTGGGCTTATTAACTCATCTACTAATATAAACAGGTACAATTTGGCTCACAAAACAAGGAGTTGTATAAAAAACATATCTAAAACAAAGTGAttgtgaaaagttaaaaataaaaggatggccAAATTATACAaggcaaatggaaacaaagagaGCAGGGGTGGCAAACCTAGAATCAGGCAAAGCACAATTCAAGCCCCAAAGCATTCATCATGCCAAAGAAAGACACTTTTTAATGCTAAAAGCCACAATCCTCGATGAAgagagaacaaataaaaatacacatatttacatGAATATAACAGTGCAACCACCTTTATGAAGCAAAAACTACAACAGATGCAAGGAGACACAGATAGAAACACTAATAATAGGAGACTTTCATATACCACTCTCAGTGGTGTATTAGACAGATTAGGTAAGCCAAAAATGAGATAGAAGATCTAAACAGCATAATCAACAGGGTAAATCTTAAGGATATTTATCAAACTCTACACTCTGATACTAGAGAATACTCTTCTGAAGTGCCCACACCACATCAccaaaaataatcatatattagGTCACAAAGGAAACATCAGTAACCTCCACATAATAGAACTATTACAAGCAATACTCTCTGATCATAATGCAATAAAACTAGAATttactaataaaaacaaaaaagagaaattccacctagaaattttaaaacctctTATTAAACAACTCCTGGGTACTCTaaggtaaatttttaaagaaataatgacaataaaaGCACTACATATCAGATTCTATGGGATGCATTTAAAGCAGTGATCAAAGGAAAATTCATTGCACTAAAcatatttatcaataaaaatgaaagaataaaagtaaataaatttatttccaaggtaaaaaaaaagaaactaaaaaataacaaagcacaaggaaggaaacaacaaaaacaaaagtagaggAAGAGAATAGGAAACTAGATCTAAGTAATAATTCAAAATTCTGTAgtttttggaaaaattaaaatggataaaccacTAAATAACTTATATAACTTGcctaggaaaaaagagagaaagcacaaatatacaaaataagaaagagcaaagggaaaataaccattgaaatagaagaaaaattttgaatCGTAAGAGATTATatccaataaatttaaaagcccAGATGTAAGAGATAATTTGTTAGAAAAATAGAGATTACTAAAACTGACTGCATTAAAACGCTTAAACGGACCAACTTCcataaaagaaacagagaaagttaTTAAGGAAATATCCCATAAAAAAGCATCAGGCCCAGATcgtttcacaggggaattctaccaaaccttCAAACATCAGATTGCCTCAATGCTCTATACATTATTCCAGAGCTGATATATCACTAGAAGGATCAAGCCTACAGAAACATCAACCTTTCAAGGAGATGAACCAGCCAAGAAGACTGAGAAAGAACATCCTCTGAGGAAGGAGGGAACCCCAGAGCATAGAAGGATGTTTCAAGAAAGGagacttttgggcttccctggtggcgcagtggttgagagtccgcctgccgatgcaggggacatggcttcgtgccatgtccggtccgggaagatcccacatgccgcggagcggctgggcccgtgagccatggccgctgagcctgcgcgtatggagcctgtgctccacaacaggagaggccacagcagtgagaggcccgcgtaccgcaaaaaaaaaaaaaaaaaaaagtagaagactTTTATGGCAACAGCTGCATAGAGAcccaataaaagaaatgaaaagtgttAATACATGGCTCGAGGACTAAGTGGAAGGTAAGGAAACTGACAAAGCCAATTAATACCAACGCCTTCTAACAAGTTTGTCTGGCATGGGAGGAGAGAAACTGGGTTGCAGCTGGGTGACAGGGGTCTAGGGAAGACGTTTTGAAATGGGAGCAACTTGAGCAGGTTTAATGTTGATAAGGGAGACTATGTGCATGGCATTGGGGACATAATGTAGAATGACAGTCATAGTAGGAATGAGTCTAGGTCCAATTAGTTCAATGTTTCCTTTGATTCCTAATATCAACTCCAGATAATGTAGTCAACCTCTCCCAATATTACACATTTACATATTACCTTCTTCAAAGGTCCAGATTGAATTTTTATCAGCGGTCACATTTTATGTTAATTTGGCAAACATTGCTGAGTGCCAGTGACTGCTAGAGGCAAGCCACACAAAGTTGGAAGAGTCCTAGTTTCTTCGCTAGAGAAGCTCAGTCTTCACTAGCTAAGAAGGATCACATGAGTATCAGTACTTCCTAGTTCACTGTTTTGCAAACACTATCTCAAGCCTTTAATCCTCAGAAGCCTATGAGGAAGCTGGAATTAcctccatttcacaggtgaagaaaccAATCCTCATAAAAGTTAACCAACCTGCCCCAAGAGAAAGACGTAAAATCAGCATCCAGGTTCTCAGACTCCAGTACTAACACTTCCCCACCTTGCAACTCCTACCTTCATAAAGATGACTCTGAAGAGACTGCCTGGTCATTTGCGTAGATGCTCGGTCAGCAGAATTGGACTTTAGCACACTTGAGAATAGTTGACATCCTGCAACACATCTAAAATTGCCATCTAAATTTGGAAAGCAGCTTTTATGCTCCCTAGCTGCCTGGATATTCTGTAGCCTGTAGGGCACAAAGactatgttttatttatcattGATCCCAAGGACTGtgttttatttagctttttatcTGTCCCCCTCAGCTTTATGTATAGtgcctttaaatattttctccttcaacatgtgtggattcattcattcacctaatTTCATAACTCTGATATCATTTTCAATATAATCTAGGGCAGCATTATAATACTTCAAACTTAAGGGGTGAAAGAGTGGGGGCAAAGGGTATCACAGAacagctttttttgtgtgtgtggtacgcgggactctcactgttgtggcctctcccgttgcagagcacaggctccggacgcgcaggctcagcggccatggctcacaggcccagccgctccgtggcacgtgggatcttcccggaccggggcacgaacccgtgtcccctgaatcggcaggcagactctcaatcactgcgccaccagggaagcccagaacagcTTTCTGAATTcagaaatttacattaaaaaatcaagatGCTTACGTGCTCTGAAATGTTTACAAGATGGCAATAATCAGCAATGAGACAAAGTATGTTTAAATATACTCTCCACAGATGTCTCATTTGACCCTTAAAATCACCCTGTAAGAAAGGTAAGGCAAAGGCACTATAATCTCTAATTCAGAGTTGAGGAAATAGTCCCTTTTGAAAAGGTAAGTGACATGTTCAAGGTAATCAGATATACTGGAATTCAAGGAAGCCCTGACTTCAAATCTGTTCACTTTATAATGCCTTTGCCCCACTTAGATAACCCTTCTTTACTAAACTGGTAAAGGTGAAATAGAAGATGAGAAACCAAACTGCCATCAacaaataagaaggaaaaaaaaaaaaaagaggtgatagCCAGAGAAGGATACCTGTACTTGGTTGGAAAAGAATATAAGTGGCCCCAAAGTGTTCTTATAGAAATCCTTTAAATGTTGCCTTTTGCTAGGGTGGGGAAAAGGACACTCACAGATTgttggtgggagtgcaaaataGCACATCCTTTCCAGAGggaaattcacattaaaaaaccCAACAATTCTATCATCTAGGAATGTACACTAAGGAAGTAATCATGGACATGCAGGTTTTACAATTCACCAACAATGTGTTTAAGTAGTGAAAAACTGAGAATAAAAAAACCGACTAAATAAATTACTGCAGCCAAATAATGGCATGCTACGtagccaggaaaagaaaaacagttaccAAAAAGAATCCACTTTAGAAAAATTCATGCATTCGTCTCTGCATGGAAAAAGACTGGAGGGGCATCCTCAGTGTAACTATATTCACAATGGATACTTGAATGGTGAAAGAGTGCACCTTCTTCACCGTGGTTttgcatattttagaaattttgtatataaatatgaCTAAATGTTTCTAATCAGACATTTTAAAAGCTTCTGGGGAGGGTGTGCAAGGGCAGGGCTTTCAAATGAACATTTTAgcagccattttaaaaaataccacatgaaaaaataaagcattctaTACCGTTATCATTAAAACACCATTGAAAAATAAAGCACTCACCATGAATCCACATCAAaaccttttcttttcaaattccaGTCTTTCATTCGTACCAGTTCGCATACAGAAATACGTTAAAAAGGTTGCCTGGCCAGAAGTATGAGAGACTTTCTTGATTTCTACCTGTAGTTTTTACTTTGttccagaaaagaaaagcagtcacCTAAGAGGCAGCTCGAGAAGCACCTCGGCAGGAAAATATTTGGGAGGATAAGTTTCTCTCACGTTTCTTTCCCTCCCGACCTACCGACAGGACAATCCTGACAGTGGCCGGCCCAGTTTCCTAATACACCCTAAAGAAGCACAGGAGATGCGCCAATTTGCAGTATACGTTTCTAAAAAGACAAGTTTTACTTTACAATGCAGGATAAAGAGCAGCCTTCACTACTCATTCTGGACGTTACCGGAGAAGATGCCGCTGCGCGGCAGGAGAGCCTCCTGAGAAGGACAAAGCGGGGGCTCCTCGGCTCGGGTCCCGCAGGCGATGCGTCCGGAGCCGCCTCTGGGAAAAGGGCACCGTCCCTGGACaccgccccgccctccccccggCTCCATGACAAGACACTCCAAATCGCCGGGGACAGAAGCCTGCGGACAATGGGCGAGGATCGGGGGCCTCGGCAGCAGGTGCCCGGGTCGCCACGTCTAAAATAAGGCACCGGTCCGGTGgccagaggcaggggcaggggagcagTCCCCCGAGATCCCGAGCTGGGCCTCCGCATCCTCCCCGCCGCCCCACCCGCCACCCAAGAACCGCCCCTCCCATGCGACGGACACGCCCTCCCCGCAGGCCGGGACCTCCTCGCGCTGCCCGCCCCCCAGGGCCGCTCACCCGACCGAGAAGTTCcagcagcagccgccgccgccgccgccgccgccgcccccgaaCCCTCAGGCCTCGTCCCTCACACGGCCGCCGCCTCACACAGGAGCCGCACCACAGCTCCCGCAGCTGGGCCACGGGACCCGGAACCACTTCCTTCCGGAACCGCCTCGCCCCGCCCCCTGTCCTAGCCACGCCCACTGCCCGCTGCCCAGCGCGGAGCCCGCTTTCCCACCGACCTCTGCTCTCAACTCTTTCCCAGCGAGGGTTGCCCCGCCCGGGAGGCTCCGGCCAAGAGCGCCTGCGCCCTCTGTCGGCCGttcccacctctgcctctctGTCCAGGGCGCATGCGCCATctgccgcccgcccgcccgccgggaAGGAAAGAACACACACAGGGCGTACTGGTCCATGGATCCTCGGGGTTAAGGGTCAGAGATCGGAGTTCACCCCTCAGTCAGAGGCAGGAGCTTGGTGCCGTGGGCCTTCCAGCGTTGTGCAGATGAGCGGAGCAGATACGCCACAGCGTTCCGGCCCCTGGCTTGTCCCTCAAAGCCCTTCCAGAGCCAGCCTACCTGAACCTGCAAGGCTGTGGCCTCTCTCCTACCTACTCAATCTCTAACTATTCCCCATGGCCTCAAATCAAGCTtgtacccagaaaaaaaaacctccccTCTGTACCTCCCAAATAGGTTAATGGTACCAACATCCCTCCACCGTGCAGTTCAAAATACTGACTCATTTTTACCTGCTCTTTTGATTTCTCTCCTCCCACACTCCATCCATCACCCCAAAGGTAGCATATCCTCACTCTTGGAGCTTTCTCACTTGACACTTTGATGTTCTTTTTACCCCTCGCAAGATTTCTCTTTCAGGGTCCACCCCATCTGGTGGACCTTCTACCCTCCCTTGTCACTGTCGTCTACTGACTGCATTAGTTTTCCTCTCCATCTGAATTACTGCCATCATCCTGATGAAACCAACACCCATGACTAAACCATGTTTCCTTAACTTCCTCGGTCCAGATGACTTTACCTCTATTCTACTTAATCCACACATTCCCAGGTACCCATTCTATAAAATCTAGACATCCATCGCTTTATACTGCTTCATGGCTAAAACCTTAAGTTTACCAACCCCATTTATTTGGACTCAATTCTCATCCTCGTAGTCCTATCTCTCCCTTAGTCCCAATATACTTGTTCTTCAAAAACCACAGAGCTCTCACATCCCCTGAACCTTCTACCGGACTGAAGCCCATGGCCTTTGACTTCAACCACTCTTGTAAGCAGAGCCCCTTGAATTGCCCTTTGATACGTCCCAACATCAAACCACCACCTTGAAACACTCCAGTTATCTGCATTTTCCATACCCACGTCTATGTTTCCAAGCACTACTTGGGAGGAAAAAACCACACAACTATAATAGAATGATACCACTACAAATTTATGGAGACTCACCGCAGTGGACAGCCTTGGTGCCTCTTAGGAATCCTTTTACGTGACCACTCTCATTTCCAGTAATTGCTGTTACTAACCCTTACCACTCTCTTTAAGCCACATACCAGTGATCATTTCCCTCTCTTCATACATGATTTTTGCTTCCTGTTTTGCAGAGAGAAATTCCCCAGCATAGTATATGAGGCCTTTGATTATCTGGTTCATACTTACCCCTCTAACTTCTCTCCTCTTTGCGCTCAATGCCCTGGCTATActgaaatgtttgctgtttaagaTGAATACTCCATTGCACATATTATCCCTTCTGTCTGGTTAAAAGGTGTGGGACCTTTTAATCTGCTTCAGTTCAGGAAGGTTTTCTTCCATTCTACTTTCAAGAATTGTTTTTGCTCCATCTGTTCTGGTCTCTCTTTTAGGAAGAGCAATTATTTGTGGTAAACGTCTGTTTTATCGTTTTCATCTGTTTACCGTTTTTCAGCATTCTGGTAGACCTCCAATCTGCTTTCAATGTTACCGATAAGATTTCCAAAAGCAttatttctgcctctgtttttacTCAATTTCTATTATTgataattttgtttccttccgtcatttccttctctcccccccaccccatccttctcTTTCAACTCATCCTATTGACTTTCCATCTCACCgtttcatttccttatgaatttCTGGTCTGGTTTTATAGAAAGCCTACCTTCTTGCAAAAGGATGGTAAACTGGTCATAAAATTCCTCTTTTGGATTCCGTAGTCATTCATTTTCATAAGtatgctcttctttctcttccacgattaggttttatatttcacaaatatatatatatatatatatatatatatatatatatacatacatacacacacatatataatgaagtatacaaatatatatatatatgtgtgtatatatatatatatatcaatacattctCTTGCTTCATCTTTGAACAAGGTGATTTTTGTTCAGACTTATTACTGGTTAATAATAAGCACAAGGAGATGGCCCTCGCCCTATATATGCTGCTTCTGtggacagagaggttaagtagtttgCATAAGGTTTCATAGCTCTTGATTATGTATATGaatagcacacacacatacagaggcAGAACAagcctaagagaaatgaaatattatctgcctttccatttattttttctttgattttcatgcAAATCCAAACCTGCTCTAGAATGCCAAGTATGCTTAATACAAGGGCTCTATATTAGTAAGAATAAATTACGCTATGATAACgaaccccaaatctcagtggcttatagCAACGAATGcttatttttcacttatatttcaAGTCCATCATGGGTCAGCTTGGTTCTTCTGTCTGGGAACCAGGGTGAAGAAATTGATGCTATCTGAGACATTACTGGTGTCATACCAGAAGAAAAGGAGCAACAGTGGGACCATACATTGGATCTTAAAGCTTCTGCTTTAAagctgaatcagaaattctgggggtggggcccagcatagtttcaacaagccctccaggagattctgaagcatgctcaagtttgagaaccacttctcTATGGCTTGTATTCCCTGTAAACCAGAAGATGGACGTAGAGACTTGATAAAATTGAGTAGTTTTTAAAGTACTAATtcttaaaccagaaaaaaaaaagtcatattaaaagagagagcaagagagagagagaatgaatatcATGCTTTGATACAGACTTAGATCAAGTGCCTATTGTCATTTTTTGGAGGGACACTGTTTTCTGGGGAAACCTGCCAGCTGCCCTGATATGTATCTCCAGCCATCCTTCtgtatagctttcttttttaaatgctgatGTGAGAATAAGATAATTAGGAAGAAGTAGGACGAATAGCTTTCTCATCCCTTGACAATGCTGTTGGCCCAGATTTTTCTCATAGTTTTTGTCTAGATGGTTTGTATTGTGTTGGTCATGGCTTCAGCATCTACATTAGTGTTTATAAGTCAGGACTGACAGACCAGgtgaattttctctttccttaagtATCTGACTTTGGCTATGTTGCTTAATACTGTCAGTGAAATTTGATGTATAATGCTTAGCTGGCCCTGAtccctcctctttttcttccatccCGTGATACGGGCACTTTTTTGTGGTCACTGTCCTTTCTCtacctttactttttaaagggcTTTGTCAACAGTGGAGCACAGACAGAAATGATTTAtattatttggaagaaaatgtttttagacAGCCTTATGCTGCAGATTCCTTTTTGCTCATTCTAGTCACTGCCTTTATGTCTGTTTTCCTACCGAGATGGAGGACAAATTCCTAAGCAAGATTTGGTAGCTGCTACCAGCCCTCTGGTTCCATAAATTATTTCTGATGAACTCTTTTGTAATGCAATATGTGAAGCAGCTTGGCCCTGGTCTGAAAGCAATACAATATTTGTGGTTTCAAAACAAGGTGTCACAAGTCAGcaactattttgaaaaaaactttttttgattGATGTGAACTACCTACATTGATGCAAGGCAAAAAAGGAATGGTGAGGTTAGGTTTAAAACTTAATCTTACTGCAAAATAAGATTAATTGTTTAAAAGTTCATTACTCACCTTATTTAAATCTTTAGTGTTCCCCCGGAAGCTCTTGCCCGGATCCTTGATGGATTCAGTTCACATATCTTTTCTACCATAAGCAGGTCTGGTTTTGTGTCCCGGCACAACCCAGACACCAGTTCAAAAGTCAATGAGCTCTCAAACCTTTCATCTGCCTGATAAATTTGCTTTGTTTAACTCCATATTTGTTAGGTACTCCACAACTTCTTCTTAAATGTTCATACCAATTTTCACTCTCCCTTAGACTGgtagggaaagaaaacataatggaCCCTGTGGTAGATTTCATAATAATACAGTCAAAATATTTATTGCTCCTCTCTTCCCAGGCCCTCTACTTGAAAATTGAAAATGACAAATGTGGATCCCACTATATTTCCATTGGACGGCTCTGGTCTCAGCCAGTCATGGCATAGCAGAGACAACTAACTAGCCACcaaattattgggttggccaaaaagtttgttctgGTTTTTCCGTAAgagcttatggaaaaacccaaacgaactttttggccaacccagtactgGTGCTCTCCCTTACACAGAATAGTACTATCCCTGGTAAGAAACAAAGCAGCCAGGGACTATACTTCCCAGCATCCCTTGCATCTAAGTGGGGCCACGTGACTAGTTCTTATcaatgaaatgtgagtggaaATGATACGTGTCCCTTAGAGGCCAGGGTGGTTGGAAAGCAGTGTGTCTTCTCCATCCTCTTTCCCTATTCTGTCAGCTTAATGCAGAAAAACATGACAAAATTGGAAGATGAGGGAGCTACAGGATGGAAGGGGCCTAGTCCCTGAATTACCACTCAAAAGAGAGTTGTAATAAAggatatctggggcttccctgatggtgcagtggttgtcccctgccgatgcaggggacacgggttcgtgccccggtccgggaagatcccacgtgccgcggagcggctgggcccgtgagccatggccgatgagcctgcgcgtccagagcccgtcctccgcaacgggagaggccacagcagtgggaggcccgcgtaccgcaaaaataaataaataaataaataaaataaataaaggatatcTGTTTTGGACTTcacaggagggagaaaaaagtTCTATTGTATTTGGGACATTGTGCATCTTGCGGGGAGGGTGGGGTTGTTATAGAAGCCAGCATTACCTTCACTAATACACGCGGTCATCTCCTTCCCTTTGGCCAGTGATTAGCTTAGGGGTCGGTATAAGACCTAGTACTGGCCAATGAGAAGCAGAAATCTTCTGGGAGCTTCCGGGAAAGAGTTTCCTCCCTGATAGAAGGAGGGAGCAGTAGAAAGGGCAGCCTGCCACTAACTTTTTCACAACTTTGACACAGCGGCATTGAGGATGGGATGCTGGTGCCATAGCAGCCTtcctaagaggcaagaaactcaAAAAAGTGCTGCCCCAGAATCCTGATGTCATTTAGCTGTCTTCGGAGCTTCTTACATATTATGTGTGATTCCTGAATAACCTTAATATTGAAGCTACTTTGCGTCGTGTATAGTGGAATGATCAAAACTAGTACActtattctcaatttttaaaatttcattcagcAAAGATTTATTGTGGGGCTCGTCTGTGGCGGGTGCcattctaggtgctgaggatccAATGCAAAGACAAAAACCAGGATCCCTGAGACTGTCATCTCATGATAGAATGTGGGTCTGGCAGAAGGATATGTAGATCAGAGGCCATGGATTTGAATCCAAAACTTTTCTCGGTAACAACGGTGTTTACTcactcacaaatatttactgaatacctgtGTTAGGTAGTAGGAATATGGCAGCCCTGCTGTCAGGAGGCTTACAGTGAGGGAGATAGACAAGACATTACTCCAAGAATCACACGAATAAATGTCTCATCACAAACTGTAATAATATGAAAGTGTATAACAGCAAACCTGACCTCATCACCCATCACAACTGCAAATAAGAACTTGTTAAATTATTTGTCTACTGTCGCTCTTCCCTGCTAGACTATGGGCTCCAGGAAGGTGGGGACAATATCTGGTCTCGTTCTCTGCTCTATCCTCATCCTTAGCAAACTGTTTGGCACAGAGTAGGGAGTAGGTATTCACACATAAGTGCTTAATGAGTGAGCATTTATGACACGGCTTTCCTCCtggatgaggggaaaaaaactatcCTGCCAACTGTCCATGTTCCCAGACGGAGGGTGCAGGTATTCTGCTGGAACTGAGCAATAGACAGACCAAATCCCCTCAGCAGAAGATGCCCAGGGATTTGCAAAATCAGCAACAACTGCTGGCGAGGGAAGCTGGGTGAGCTCAATTGGGAAACCTGCAAATATAACTAGGAGATGTGTCGACTGGCAAGAGCCTCTAGGGGATAAGCCTGTGTGATTTCCCAGGCAGGAACTTGGAAGTATGGTGGGCCAGGGCAAGCACAGGCTCCAAAGGAAACCTTGGGTTTGGAGCCCAGCTGCGTACTTCCTGGCTGTACATGACGGGACTTCACCTGTCTTGGCCCTCATGGTAAAGTGAACATGGCAACAGCGCTGCTTATCTCAGAAAGCCCTTCTGAAGGCTAAGGGAGAGAATACGTGGAAAGCTCTTAGCACACTGCCTAGCTGGCTCGGGTCCGGTTCTCCAGGAACAGGCTCTGAGACCAGTTAGCACACAGGAGGGGCATGGggagtgctgggggaggggggcaggggagtgaAGGAAGCAGCAGCCAGAACTTGGGCTGCAATACGTTCTCAACAAAGGCCTCCGGTGAACCCACAGGGAGCTCTGAAGCTGGGACAACCCTTCTGAGTTGTCCTACCTTGAGGCAAGGGTCTTCATATACCTGAGCAATCCAGTCAGGATCCAGCCTATCCATAGGCTGTCCAAGTGAGGGGATTTAACCTTGGTGAGGCAGCCTCCTTCAGTCAAGGGCAATTCTTAGAAAGGAACTCCACCAACAAACCTCAGCAAACTGTACCTCCAGCATCTGGAAGGAGACATCCAGAAAGACAAACACCTCAGTCCTAAAAGGGAGGGCCGTGTAGGTGGCACACCATGACATCCGTGACACTAGCATTTAATATGAACCTTTAAAGCCATTAGAGCAGCTGCTTAAACTTTCCCAAAGCTTGCTGAGGACTTAAGGCATCCTCACTGTCAAAGTACAACTTCGCAAAGGTTAAAAGCCTAATAGCGACGTAAATGTACAGTGAGCAGGTGGCAAAAGGATTCTCTTCAGCTAAAGGTCACTGAGACCCTGCGGATTCAAGAGAAACTACTGCCCTCCTTTGACTACCTAGAACAATTTAAATTGTTGCTGTTTTCTCTTGACCAGAAAAGAGTTATtagcagaaataaattttatctaagtGCCTCCATCTATATGGCAGGACAAACATCTAATTATTGATACCAAACAGCTGCTCTTCTTATCATTCTTTGGGCGACGCTCCTGTCCTGGGAAGCCCCCAGCCGCTATCCCACTCCTCAGCTCGGATGGCACAGAGACCTCAGTTTACCTTTCTGTCTTCGAACCTTTCATAAATGTGGGGTCTCTGACCCTCTCATGTATGTGGAGTTCCCATatagatgaaattaaatttgACTTTCTCCTGTTAGTCTGTCTCACGTCGATTTAATTCTTAGATCAGCCAGAAGAAGCTGCTAAGGGTAGAGGTAAATTTTCTTCCTCCCCGACTGTGTTTAACTCATTAACAAACAGGATGACAAAGCCGGATCAAGGGAGGATACAGAACCGATTGTGACACACACTTGGATGTAAGTATACACACAGCAACACACACATGTACTTAGTGGAGCAAAGAATGCTGGAGAAGACTGCAAAGTTAGATACAAAATTGCTTAGTGCTCTACAGGGACAAACAGGAATAACCTGTGGAGGTAGCTTTTCTATAGGACAAAAGTCATCCGCAACTTTCTGTCTACAAGTGAATAACTCTGGAGACTGGGTTCTAG is a genomic window of Phocoena sinus isolate mPhoSin1 chromosome X, mPhoSin1.pri, whole genome shotgun sequence containing:
- the BCLAF3 gene encoding BCLAF1 and THRAP3 family member 3 isoform X6: MKDWNLKRKGFDVDSWLQNIQAAREHKSCFPNLDGNFRCVAGCQLFSSVLKSNSADRASTQMTRQSLQSHLYEGWLTFMRIGFFTCEMEFYSPGASRIRITWELARSGAHPRREPSIVCCNQPFSVKSG